In Arthrobacter alpinus, a single window of DNA contains:
- a CDS encoding DEAD/DEAH box helicase, giving the protein MPTNHSLISQLGGGNNPPQLQHVRRIPARQAVTEPWPEWVHPDLINAYSFLGVSQPWRHQVQGANAGHAGEHTIIATGTASGKSLAYQLPALDSVHRAALRVAENPGLLETDGAVTLYLSPTKALAADQLAALNSLNLPTLRAATYDGDTAPGDRRWIRDHSNFILCNPDMLHFGVLPNHAWWARFFKRLKYVIIDEAHSYRGVFGSHVAVLMRRLRRICAHYGASPVFMGASATSSDPGTSFARLIGAPVTTITEDCSPHGATTVALWEPELTDFKGENGAKSRRTAIAETSDLLANLVSAHVRTIAFIKSRRGAETISSVTKRLLDDVDPSLPSRVAAYRSGYLPEERREVEKALRSGELLGVSSTSALELGIDISGLDAVLVAGWPGTRASFFQQIGRAGRAGQDALATFVASDDPLDTFLVHHPEAIFDQAVEATVFDPSNPYVLGPHLCAAAAEMPITIADLAIFDASTPALLDQLVAQGYLRKRPAGWFWTHPQSAAAMVNLREDGGGPINIIEADTGTLLGTMGSPQSHYQAHTGAVYVHQGTSYVVLELNEADHCALVRRGTPDFYTTARDVTQIEVLESTKHEVWGPVEMHFGPVQVRTQVVSFQRKAIISNEVLGEEPLELEARDLFTKAVWFTLDNHTMIGGGLVEPQFPGALHAAEHAMIGLLPLVASSDRWDVGGVSTAIHADTGQPTIFVYDGHPGGAGFAERGFDMARTWLRATMEAIEACECPSGCPSCVQSPKCGNKNNPLDKAGAVLLLKLLLRNASSGSLPR; this is encoded by the coding sequence GTGCCTACCAATCATTCGCTGATCTCGCAGTTGGGTGGAGGAAACAATCCTCCCCAGCTGCAGCATGTGCGTCGAATTCCGGCGAGGCAGGCCGTCACGGAGCCGTGGCCGGAATGGGTCCACCCGGACCTCATCAACGCTTATTCATTTCTGGGTGTTTCGCAGCCTTGGCGACACCAAGTTCAAGGCGCCAACGCTGGGCACGCGGGCGAACACACGATCATCGCAACGGGGACGGCCTCGGGCAAGTCACTTGCTTATCAGCTGCCCGCCTTGGATTCAGTCCACCGGGCTGCACTCCGGGTCGCAGAAAATCCCGGGCTGTTGGAAACCGACGGCGCCGTAACCTTGTATCTCTCCCCCACCAAGGCACTGGCCGCTGACCAGCTGGCTGCCCTAAATTCCCTCAACCTCCCAACACTTCGTGCGGCGACCTACGACGGTGACACAGCCCCGGGCGATAGGCGTTGGATAAGAGATCACAGCAATTTCATCCTATGCAACCCGGACATGCTGCATTTTGGGGTGCTCCCCAACCATGCTTGGTGGGCTCGCTTCTTCAAACGGTTGAAGTACGTCATCATCGATGAAGCCCATAGCTACCGCGGCGTTTTTGGCTCACATGTGGCGGTCCTGATGCGGCGCCTGCGCCGTATTTGCGCCCACTACGGTGCAAGCCCAGTCTTCATGGGGGCCTCTGCCACGTCATCCGATCCGGGCACCTCCTTTGCCCGGCTCATCGGAGCGCCAGTCACCACCATCACCGAGGACTGCTCGCCCCACGGCGCAACCACCGTTGCACTGTGGGAGCCGGAGCTGACAGACTTTAAGGGCGAGAACGGAGCAAAATCCCGGCGTACTGCCATCGCCGAAACCTCGGACCTACTGGCCAATCTTGTTTCCGCTCATGTGCGGACCATTGCTTTTATCAAGTCCCGCCGCGGCGCCGAAACCATTTCCAGTGTGACCAAAAGGCTCCTTGATGACGTGGATCCCAGCCTTCCTTCGCGCGTCGCAGCGTACCGCTCCGGCTATCTCCCCGAGGAACGCAGGGAAGTGGAAAAAGCCCTCCGTTCAGGAGAACTGCTCGGCGTCTCGAGCACTTCTGCCCTCGAACTGGGAATCGATATTTCCGGCCTCGACGCAGTCCTTGTGGCCGGATGGCCTGGAACCCGTGCATCCTTCTTCCAGCAGATCGGCCGTGCTGGCAGGGCTGGGCAAGATGCTTTGGCAACCTTCGTGGCCAGTGACGATCCGCTTGATACTTTTCTGGTCCACCATCCCGAGGCAATTTTTGACCAGGCCGTTGAGGCCACGGTGTTCGACCCGTCCAACCCTTATGTTTTAGGCCCCCATCTTTGTGCCGCAGCGGCAGAGATGCCCATTACGATCGCCGATTTGGCCATCTTTGATGCCAGCACGCCGGCTCTGCTGGATCAACTCGTGGCCCAAGGCTATTTGCGCAAGCGCCCGGCTGGCTGGTTTTGGACCCACCCACAGAGCGCTGCCGCAATGGTCAATTTGCGCGAGGACGGGGGCGGGCCAATCAACATCATTGAGGCTGACACCGGAACCCTGCTCGGGACGATGGGCTCGCCGCAGTCTCACTATCAAGCGCATACAGGTGCTGTTTACGTTCACCAGGGAACCAGCTATGTGGTGCTCGAACTCAACGAGGCGGATCACTGCGCCTTAGTCCGCCGCGGCACACCCGATTTCTACACCACAGCCCGGGATGTCACCCAAATTGAGGTACTGGAATCGACTAAACATGAGGTGTGGGGTCCAGTCGAGATGCATTTTGGGCCTGTTCAGGTTCGCACTCAAGTGGTCTCGTTCCAACGCAAGGCAATAATTTCCAATGAAGTCCTCGGCGAGGAACCGCTGGAATTGGAGGCCCGCGACTTGTTTACCAAGGCCGTATGGTTCACCCTCGATAACCACACGATGATCGGCGGGGGCCTCGTGGAGCCGCAGTTCCCCGGAGCCTTGCACGCCGCCGAACACGCGATGATCGGTTTGCTTCCGCTGGTTGCCTCGAGCGACCGGTGGGACGTAGGCGGAGTGTCAACGGCGATTCATGCAGACACGGGCCAACCGACAATCTTCGTCTATGACGGTCACCCTGGTGGTGCCGGTTTTGCGGAGCGAGGGTTCGACATGGCAAGGACTTGGCTTAGGGCAACGATGGAGGCCATCGAGGCATGTGAGTGCCCGTCCGGTTGCCCGTCCTGTGTGCAGTCCCCGAAGTGCGGAAATAAGAACAACCCCTTGGACAAGGCCGGCGCCGTGCTGCTTCTCAAACTCCTACTGAGGAACGCCTCAAGCGGCAGCCTGCCCCGATAA
- a CDS encoding Rv3654c family TadE-like protein, producing the protein MDKRENGAGTVLAMGLVFAILVLMLMVMALGHAAVAASKAATAADLSALAAADAYRGLSTGPPCQIAGDVAALHGASLIECRLAGDQSVQVKVSIKTALPWLSTGMARAGPPPDTVLPGQP; encoded by the coding sequence ATGGATAAGCGCGAAAATGGGGCGGGAACTGTGCTGGCTATGGGGTTAGTCTTTGCCATTCTGGTGCTCATGTTGATGGTGATGGCGCTCGGCCATGCTGCCGTCGCGGCGTCCAAGGCTGCCACTGCTGCCGACCTATCCGCATTGGCTGCCGCCGATGCCTACAGGGGTCTTTCAACAGGGCCTCCGTGCCAGATCGCCGGAGATGTCGCGGCCCTCCATGGAGCATCCCTCATTGAATGCAGGCTTGCTGGCGATCAGTCCGTGCAGGTGAAAGTTTCAATCAAGACCGCGTTGCCGTGGCTATCAACGGGAATGGCCAGGGCAGGGCCGCCACCGGATACGGTCCTTCCTGGCCAGCCATGA
- a CDS encoding TadE family type IV pilus minor pilin, with protein MEAFARLVCPATATRVGGTTRQLPGEPAGRPTGMRGSVTAELAVVLPAVTALLAILLLGVSAGVLQLRLEEGARAGARALARGDSSAQVVAIVSRVAGEKSSVSLGYSDGYTTVSVSGHAGGVLSDLVPWTQTAQARSRTETRAAGPLVGSAPLPHFPRSNLTPAKAALWRWVRTPECPLRTGICVKSALHRGETIHG; from the coding sequence ATGGAAGCATTTGCAAGGCTGGTATGCCCGGCCACGGCGACTCGCGTTGGCGGCACAACACGACAGCTACCAGGTGAACCAGCCGGCCGCCCAACAGGAATGCGGGGTTCCGTGACCGCAGAACTGGCCGTGGTGCTACCCGCAGTAACGGCACTTCTGGCGATTCTTCTCCTTGGTGTTTCGGCAGGCGTACTCCAACTGCGACTCGAGGAAGGCGCCCGTGCTGGCGCAAGGGCGCTGGCTCGTGGAGATTCGTCCGCCCAGGTCGTGGCTATTGTGTCTCGGGTCGCCGGTGAAAAATCCTCCGTTTCCTTGGGATATTCCGATGGCTACACCACAGTCTCGGTGAGTGGTCACGCAGGCGGCGTCCTTTCGGACCTGGTCCCTTGGACTCAGACGGCACAAGCCCGCTCAAGGACAGAAACGAGAGCGGCCGGTCCGCTTGTCGGGTCAGCGCCGCTGCCCCATTTTCCTAGATCCAACTTAACGCCGGCGAAGGCCGCGCTCTGGAGATGGGTGCGGACCCCGGAATGCCCGCTCAGAACCGGGATCTGCGTTAAGAGCGCCCTGCACCGTGGAGAGACGATTCATGGATAA
- a CDS encoding DUF4244 domain-containing protein — protein MNGNEAVRGMAVGNNGAAQENVSEIFLGASQNPPVVNRNPRPTRARISWTRQAWNEKSWNGNRWARNGMETGMATAEYAIATLAAVGFAGLLVVILKSDEVRGFLLNIIRTALSF, from the coding sequence ATGAACGGTAACGAAGCAGTCCGAGGAATGGCCGTTGGCAACAACGGCGCCGCTCAGGAGAACGTCAGTGAGATCTTTCTCGGGGCCAGCCAGAACCCGCCAGTGGTGAACCGGAACCCCCGGCCAACCAGGGCCCGGATTTCATGGACCAGGCAGGCATGGAATGAAAAGTCGTGGAACGGGAATCGCTGGGCAAGGAATGGGATGGAAACCGGAATGGCAACGGCGGAATACGCCATTGCAACTCTGGCCGCCGTCGGATTTGCCGGGCTATTGGTGGTGATCCTCAAGAGCGATGAAGTACGCGGGTTCTTGCTAAACATCATCCGCACCGCCTTGAGTTTCTAG
- a CDS encoding type II secretion system F family protein — translation MPLLLELLGSALDSGMTVQGALRAVAYVAESDIQTRLLRVVAGLEIGASWQNSWEGNTSRRDVAQIHDALSFGALTGASSAPLLYAEALRSRRAASRSAEKRAAALGVKLVLPLGLCSLPAFIALGIVPVVMAMIPSF, via the coding sequence GTGCCGTTATTGCTGGAGTTGTTGGGATCGGCCCTGGACTCGGGGATGACCGTTCAAGGCGCGTTGCGTGCGGTTGCTTACGTTGCCGAATCTGATATTCAAACTCGCTTGCTGCGGGTGGTTGCAGGGTTGGAAATTGGGGCGTCGTGGCAAAACTCATGGGAAGGCAACACGTCGCGACGAGACGTCGCTCAGATCCACGATGCCTTGAGTTTCGGGGCTCTAACGGGTGCTTCGTCGGCACCGCTGTTGTATGCAGAAGCGCTACGGTCACGCAGGGCAGCTAGTCGCAGCGCCGAGAAGCGTGCAGCAGCTTTGGGAGTCAAGCTGGTCCTGCCTCTTGGCTTGTGCTCATTGCCGGCATTTATTGCCTTGGGAATCGTGCCGGTTGTGATGGCCATGATTCCCAGCTTCTAG
- a CDS encoding type II secretion system F family protein translates to MWLDIAACFDVCEASGAPVAAVLERLATTLEADHDAAALRETALSGPRATVKLLTWLPVLGLGLGMLMGVDPISALLGSSLGWLVLAAGVGFAVAGRAWSASMIAKAARPIEWRVKRKSTSHQSGWRSVLPGKN, encoded by the coding sequence ATGTGGCTTGATATTGCCGCATGTTTTGACGTCTGCGAGGCCAGCGGGGCTCCCGTTGCGGCCGTGTTGGAACGACTAGCAACCACTTTAGAGGCCGATCACGACGCAGCCGCCCTGCGGGAAACCGCGCTCTCAGGCCCCCGCGCCACGGTGAAGCTACTGACCTGGCTGCCGGTCCTTGGCCTAGGGCTGGGGATGTTGATGGGCGTTGATCCCATATCGGCGCTACTTGGCAGTTCCCTGGGTTGGCTGGTGTTAGCTGCCGGTGTTGGATTTGCCGTAGCTGGCAGGGCATGGTCGGCAAGCATGATCGCCAAAGCTGCGCGACCCATCGAGTGGCGAGTCAAGCGGAAGTCTACTTCCCATCAATCGGGGTGGCGCTCAGTGCTGCCGGGAAAGAACTAG
- a CDS encoding TadA family conjugal transfer-associated ATPase, whose amino-acid sequence MTAQPQPEHVPLGPWDGAVDSALLDSVRRSVLAQAGPVTDLQVAAAVRESGRLLGAAGSLIAMERITAELNGLGPLQGLTKDPEVTDIFVNAPDSVWLDRGSGPERVPVCFANESELRALAVRLVASGGRRLDESSPCVDVKIASGYRIHAVLPPISATGTLLSIRIKHHTVLTLEQMVAAGGVKPAFAQVLAAVMASKLNFLISGATGAGKTTLLSALLGLCPARERLVLIEDAAELEPDHPHVVTMEARHENAEGAGAVNLAELVRQALRMNPGRLIVGECRGQEVRELLMALNTGHSGGGGTIHANSAGDVPARLAALGALAAMSPEAVFLQGASALDVVIHLAHINGRRVVAEIGVAELCRGRLEVIPALSLIGRRSGVVPLVPTETPPEILPMGQGPTAEERIAQGPGWPPLARRLGLEGLLEPMSGDRMP is encoded by the coding sequence ATGACGGCCCAACCTCAACCGGAACATGTACCCCTTGGGCCTTGGGATGGGGCGGTGGATTCCGCGCTGCTTGATTCCGTCCGGCGTAGCGTTCTGGCTCAGGCCGGACCCGTGACGGACCTTCAGGTAGCGGCGGCTGTGCGAGAGAGCGGCCGGTTGCTGGGTGCCGCCGGTTCGTTGATTGCCATGGAGAGGATTACGGCCGAACTCAATGGACTGGGACCACTTCAGGGGCTAACGAAAGACCCTGAGGTGACTGACATCTTCGTCAATGCTCCCGACTCGGTGTGGCTTGACCGGGGATCGGGGCCTGAACGTGTGCCCGTGTGTTTCGCGAATGAGAGTGAACTGCGGGCGCTCGCCGTCAGACTGGTGGCCAGTGGAGGCAGACGGCTCGATGAAAGCAGCCCCTGCGTAGACGTGAAAATCGCTTCCGGATACCGCATCCATGCGGTGCTTCCACCGATCTCTGCCACGGGGACGTTGTTGTCCATCCGGATTAAGCACCACACGGTTCTCACTCTGGAGCAGATGGTGGCAGCCGGAGGCGTAAAACCAGCCTTCGCGCAGGTGTTGGCAGCTGTCATGGCGAGCAAACTGAACTTCTTGATCAGCGGTGCCACAGGGGCCGGTAAAACGACACTGCTCTCGGCACTGCTGGGCTTGTGCCCGGCAAGGGAGAGGCTCGTGCTTATTGAGGATGCGGCCGAGTTGGAACCCGATCACCCCCACGTGGTGACCATGGAGGCCCGGCATGAGAACGCCGAAGGCGCTGGCGCGGTAAATCTGGCGGAGCTGGTGCGACAGGCGCTACGCATGAATCCGGGCCGGCTCATTGTTGGAGAGTGCAGGGGGCAGGAGGTTCGTGAACTGCTCATGGCCCTGAATACGGGTCACAGCGGCGGTGGTGGGACTATTCATGCCAATAGCGCCGGAGACGTTCCCGCTCGATTGGCGGCTCTGGGAGCACTGGCCGCTATGTCGCCGGAAGCGGTCTTTCTGCAGGGGGCGAGTGCCCTCGACGTTGTCATTCATCTGGCACACATCAATGGGCGGCGGGTGGTCGCCGAAATCGGAGTCGCCGAGCTGTGCCGTGGCCGATTGGAAGTCATCCCGGCGCTGTCTTTGATCGGGAGGCGGTCCGGAGTGGTCCCCCTGGTTCCAACGGAAACCCCGCCTGAAATTCTTCCTATGGGGCAGGGGCCCACTGCGGAGGAAAGAATTGCTCAGGGCCCGGGATGGCCGCCGTTGGCGAGAAGACTGGGACTCGAGGGGCTGCTGGAACCGATGTCCGGTGACAGGATGCCATGA
- the ssd gene encoding septum site-determining protein Ssd — MRSNQRLPNGPTSEPWLPHRDTTVLLLSASSQLQGAVGRVSAAAAVELLVGQSWDEAAARWDDIAAVMIDAAAMANSEVEAGIAGWRGPIVVVGLASDSALMWREAERLGADRVAILPDSAPWLANYLSCLRNPASGAGVVGIVGGCGGAGASTLATLIAAGAVKRGVRTLLIDGDPWGGGLCGASSAEEVPGLHWPELLRASGAINPDQLAASLPYFAGLAVLSWDAAARADKQDVPQNTQAPTAVGEVMRAARGAYGLVVVDLGRTPDAFRSLAWHCDGLVVVVPARPRSAAATLPVIAALPPKPVVAVVRGPLGEGLDADMLAAAVGLPLAGTMPRLRGATDWIESERWPDTIRRRPVRRLVGNVLGWMAGDEPSAAPAQKGELMNVAGRR; from the coding sequence ATGAGAAGCAATCAACGCCTGCCGAATGGCCCAACATCGGAACCTTGGCTGCCACACCGGGACACCACGGTGCTGCTCCTGTCTGCCTCGAGCCAACTGCAGGGTGCTGTGGGGCGCGTGAGTGCGGCAGCCGCCGTCGAACTTCTTGTGGGTCAGAGCTGGGATGAAGCGGCAGCCCGATGGGACGACATAGCGGCCGTGATGATTGACGCCGCGGCCATGGCCAATTCCGAAGTTGAGGCTGGAATTGCCGGATGGAGGGGGCCAATTGTGGTGGTCGGACTTGCCTCGGATTCGGCTCTCATGTGGCGTGAAGCGGAGAGGCTGGGCGCCGACCGGGTGGCCATCTTGCCGGATTCGGCGCCATGGCTGGCCAACTACCTCAGCTGCTTGCGCAATCCGGCGTCGGGAGCTGGTGTGGTGGGAATCGTGGGCGGATGCGGTGGGGCTGGCGCATCCACCCTAGCCACGCTCATCGCCGCTGGGGCGGTGAAGCGGGGAGTACGGACGCTCTTGATTGATGGCGACCCGTGGGGTGGGGGACTATGCGGGGCATCGTCGGCTGAGGAAGTCCCCGGCCTGCATTGGCCCGAATTGTTGCGGGCGTCCGGGGCCATCAACCCGGACCAGTTGGCGGCGTCGTTGCCGTATTTTGCGGGATTGGCGGTCTTGTCCTGGGATGCCGCTGCCCGAGCGGATAAGCAAGATGTTCCACAGAACACGCAAGCCCCTACCGCCGTGGGCGAGGTCATGCGGGCGGCTCGGGGCGCCTACGGGTTGGTGGTAGTGGATTTGGGCCGGACGCCAGATGCATTCAGATCTTTGGCGTGGCACTGCGACGGGTTGGTCGTCGTTGTGCCGGCGCGTCCACGTTCCGCAGCAGCAACTTTGCCCGTCATAGCTGCGTTGCCCCCGAAACCCGTCGTGGCCGTGGTTCGCGGGCCCCTAGGCGAAGGGCTGGACGCGGACATGCTTGCGGCCGCCGTGGGCTTGCCGCTTGCGGGCACGATGCCGCGGCTACGCGGTGCTACGGACTGGATCGAGTCCGAGCGGTGGCCGGACACGATCCGACGTCGGCCCGTGCGAAGACTTGTGGGGAACGTTTTGGGCTGGATGGCGGGGGACGAACCAAGTGCGGCCCCGGCGCAAAAGGGCGAGCTGATGAACGTTGCGGGCCGGCGATGA
- a CDS encoding bifunctional 3'-5' exonuclease/DNA polymerase, translating to MYALLATGPESSTILVELRNDDGSPASPAQKVARTELSTTVRALEELHHPRWVWDRAINWYPSLLAAGVRVEKCHDLALCQNILQFSEFAASTSYHQSFTPLPPEIDPVRNSSLLYGSSAGQDSLFDAPAVSSAAGPWNLAAVAQELGAQKRAVASSTHPARLTLLLSAESAGALVAAEMQYEGIPWREDLHRRLLNDLLGPEPTNLAHPEKLEALAARLRTALNAPSLNPDSPQDLMRALHRAGIEAKSTRSWELQEFKHPVIAPLLTYRKLSRLFTTNGWNWLQQWVTAGRFHAEYVVGGVVSGRWASRGGGAMQIPAQIRSAAVADPGYALIVADAAQLEPRVLAALAQDTAMAAAGGDAAGNNKDLYAGIAAEGFGGDRSMAKVALLGAIYGATTGDSGRLVPQLARMYPRALDFVEQAALAGERGERVSTYLGRSTPPTSQAWHDGQRSSTAQEQRRAEQAARSRGRFTRNFVVQGTAAEWACCWLAELRRRLRALAAASPKTGDDSGAGTPQLVAFLHDEVMVHCPASMVDEVTQIVHESSRAATELIFGKIPLEFPVNVSVVQCYADAK from the coding sequence ATGTACGCATTACTTGCCACTGGTCCCGAAAGTTCTACCATCCTGGTTGAACTGCGGAACGACGACGGCTCACCTGCCTCGCCGGCCCAGAAAGTGGCCCGCACCGAGCTCAGCACTACCGTGCGGGCACTAGAGGAGCTGCATCATCCGCGTTGGGTTTGGGACCGGGCCATCAATTGGTATCCGAGCCTCCTGGCAGCCGGTGTACGCGTGGAAAAGTGCCACGATCTGGCGTTGTGTCAGAATATCCTGCAGTTTTCCGAATTTGCCGCCAGCACCAGCTATCACCAGAGTTTCACGCCGTTGCCGCCGGAGATCGATCCCGTGCGTAACAGCAGCCTCCTATACGGTTCCTCCGCCGGGCAGGACAGCCTTTTCGATGCGCCGGCCGTCTCCTCGGCTGCAGGTCCATGGAATCTGGCTGCGGTTGCCCAGGAACTTGGCGCGCAAAAAAGAGCCGTCGCTTCCTCCACACACCCAGCCAGGCTCACACTTTTGCTCAGTGCAGAATCCGCTGGTGCATTGGTGGCCGCGGAGATGCAGTATGAAGGTATTCCCTGGAGGGAAGACCTGCACAGGAGGCTGCTCAATGACCTGCTTGGCCCCGAACCAACGAATCTGGCCCACCCAGAAAAACTGGAAGCGCTGGCCGCACGGTTGCGCACCGCCCTTAATGCCCCATCGCTGAATCCAGACTCCCCGCAAGACCTGATGCGTGCCTTGCACCGAGCCGGGATCGAGGCGAAATCAACGAGAAGCTGGGAACTGCAGGAGTTCAAACACCCTGTCATTGCACCTCTCCTGACGTACCGAAAACTCAGCCGGCTCTTCACCACCAATGGGTGGAACTGGCTGCAACAATGGGTCACGGCCGGCCGGTTCCACGCCGAATACGTGGTGGGTGGCGTGGTCTCGGGGCGCTGGGCCTCACGAGGCGGCGGCGCCATGCAGATCCCAGCCCAAATCCGCAGCGCAGCCGTCGCTGATCCTGGCTACGCACTGATCGTTGCCGATGCTGCTCAGCTGGAGCCGCGCGTGCTGGCCGCTCTGGCACAGGACACCGCCATGGCTGCCGCGGGCGGAGACGCTGCCGGAAATAACAAGGATCTCTACGCGGGGATCGCCGCTGAAGGTTTTGGTGGCGATCGGAGCATGGCCAAGGTTGCCCTGTTGGGCGCCATCTATGGGGCCACGACGGGCGATTCCGGCCGCTTGGTCCCTCAGCTTGCCCGTATGTACCCACGCGCCCTCGACTTTGTGGAACAAGCTGCCCTCGCCGGTGAACGTGGCGAACGTGTGAGTACCTATCTGGGCCGCAGCACCCCGCCGACCTCACAGGCCTGGCATGACGGCCAGCGCAGTTCAACGGCCCAGGAACAGCGCCGGGCGGAGCAAGCCGCCCGGTCTCGCGGCCGCTTTACCCGGAACTTTGTGGTTCAGGGGACCGCCGCAGAGTGGGCCTGCTGCTGGCTGGCTGAACTCCGACGCCGGCTTCGGGCCCTGGCGGCTGCCTCTCCAAAAACAGGTGATGACTCAGGAGCAGGTACGCCCCAACTGGTGGCCTTCCTGCACGACGAGGTCATGGTGCACTGCCCGGCCAGCATGGTCGATGAGGTGACACAGATCGTCCACGAGTCCTCCCGTGCCGCCACTGAGTTGATCTTTGGCAAGATTCCGCTGGAATTTCCCGTCAATGTCAGCGTGGTCCAGTGCTACGCCGACGCAAAATGA
- a CDS encoding NUDIX hydrolase, which translates to MSAYADLIELAKKAATLTEISGVGRPALWPAPADAATFRKAAVLMLFGALDEVPAASEKPLASADLDILLVERAATLNDHPGQVAFPGGGVGALDDSLSATALREAHEETGLDPLGVEILGTLPEVPLVVSNFMVTPVVAWWARQTPVDVVDFGESAQVFRVPVRDLLDPDNRFTAVVKRGRDTYRGPAFAVNGVVVWGFTAGILNYVFHELGWSVPWDEQREIPAPI; encoded by the coding sequence ATGAGCGCCTACGCTGATCTCATTGAGCTGGCCAAGAAGGCCGCCACGCTGACGGAGATTAGTGGCGTGGGGAGGCCGGCGCTGTGGCCGGCACCGGCCGACGCCGCAACGTTCCGCAAAGCCGCTGTGCTCATGCTTTTCGGTGCCCTGGATGAGGTTCCTGCGGCCTCTGAAAAACCGCTGGCCTCGGCGGATCTGGACATCCTGTTGGTGGAACGGGCCGCAACCTTGAACGACCATCCTGGACAAGTGGCGTTTCCTGGCGGGGGAGTGGGCGCATTGGATGATTCCCTGTCCGCCACCGCCTTGCGCGAAGCCCACGAAGAAACAGGCCTTGACCCGCTAGGAGTTGAAATCCTCGGGACACTGCCTGAGGTTCCTCTGGTGGTTAGCAACTTCATGGTGACGCCAGTGGTGGCCTGGTGGGCTCGCCAGACTCCCGTGGATGTGGTCGATTTTGGTGAATCTGCTCAAGTTTTTCGGGTTCCGGTGAGGGACCTGCTGGATCCAGACAATCGTTTCACCGCCGTGGTGAAGCGAGGCCGAGACACTTACCGGGGCCCGGCCTTTGCGGTCAACGGTGTGGTTGTCTGGGGTTTCACGGCAGGGATCCTGAACTACGTTTTCCACGAACTGGGCTGGTCCGTTCCGTGGGATGAGCAGCGGGAGATTCCCGCGCCAATTTAG
- the nth gene encoding endonuclease III: MPQDSVLALKRRARKINRELAQLYPYAHAELDFRNAFELLVATVLSAQTTDIRVNAVTPALFARFPTPLAMAQASTVELETLIKPTGFFRAKAGNLLALSTRLVDEYDGVVPGTLEALVTLPGVGRKTANVVLGNAFGVPGITVDTHFMRLAKRFGWTESTDPVRIEADVAALFEPKDWTMLSHRVVFHGRRICHARKPACGACPIAHLCPAYGDGEVDPVKAVKLLKYELAPGQEELLARMQADVENAAQYRQESQLAARAAQSIGGQP, encoded by the coding sequence ATGCCGCAGGATTCGGTGCTGGCTCTCAAGCGCCGGGCCCGCAAAATCAACCGAGAACTCGCTCAGCTCTACCCGTATGCGCATGCGGAGCTGGATTTCCGGAACGCGTTTGAGCTGTTGGTGGCCACGGTCCTCTCTGCTCAGACCACCGATATCCGCGTCAATGCCGTGACGCCTGCGCTCTTCGCCCGCTTCCCAACCCCGTTGGCGATGGCACAGGCGTCCACCGTGGAGCTGGAAACGCTGATCAAACCCACGGGCTTTTTTCGGGCCAAGGCGGGAAATCTGCTGGCCTTGTCCACTCGTCTGGTCGACGAGTACGACGGCGTGGTCCCCGGCACCCTCGAGGCGTTGGTGACGCTTCCAGGAGTCGGGCGGAAAACCGCAAATGTGGTGTTGGGCAACGCATTTGGTGTCCCGGGGATCACCGTGGACACCCATTTCATGAGACTTGCCAAACGGTTTGGCTGGACCGAGTCGACGGACCCGGTTCGGATTGAGGCCGATGTGGCCGCGTTGTTCGAGCCTAAGGATTGGACCATGCTCTCGCATCGCGTGGTGTTCCATGGCCGCCGGATTTGCCATGCCCGCAAACCGGCCTGTGGTGCCTGCCCAATTGCACATTTGTGCCCTGCTTACGGTGACGGCGAGGTGGACCCGGTGAAGGCGGTGAAGCTTCTCAAATATGAGTTGGCCCCGGGCCAGGAAGAGCTGCTGGCCCGTATGCAGGCTGATGTTGAAAATGCGGCTCAGTATCGGCAAGAGTCACAATTGGCAGCACGTGCCGCGCAGTCCATTGGTGGGCAACCATGA